A stretch of Aerococcaceae bacterium zg-252 DNA encodes these proteins:
- the pepF gene encoding oligoendopeptidase F — protein MTVSTLKTREEMDVQYTWDLSSMFESDAEQEAELETIKALLPEVAALSGTLSQSSEHLADAIDAYLALSRKISKAYVYAHLKNDQDTANATYQELNARTLQLYSQVEEATAFFSPEINSIEEETLKAFIEGNERLQAYAQFLDNITRKRAHVLSKEAETLLAQAGEIFQGASSTFSLLNNADLVFPEIEDENGNKVQLSHSLYGKLLESSNRRVRKDTFEQFYSVYNQFKNTMASVLSNNIKVNNFNAKVRGFNSARHAALFNNNVPESVYDTLLDTVGKRLNLLHRYTALRQQLLGIDDLQMYDMYTPLLGEAPIEMTYDEAKEITMKALAPLGEEYLAIMEEAFNERWIDLYENKGKRSGAYSSGMYDTKPYILMNWQDNVNWLYTLVHELGHSAHSYLTHKYQPYVYGNYSIFLAEIASTTNENLLTAYLLDKYEDPAVRLYILNHFLDGLKGTIFRQTQFAEFEHFMYTSDAAGQPLTQQFLSDNYRELNKKYYGDAVNSDSEIALEWSRIPHFYYNYYVFQYATGFSAATAFSKAILEGEAGALERYLGFLKSGSSQYPIDTIKTAGLDMTQSDYIDAALDVFETRLNEFEALLKEQ, from the coding sequence ATGACAGTGAGTACTTTAAAAACTCGTGAAGAAATGGACGTACAATACACTTGGGATTTATCAAGTATGTTTGAGTCAGACGCTGAACAAGAGGCTGAATTAGAAACGATTAAAGCCTTATTACCAGAAGTAGCAGCATTGTCTGGTACATTATCTCAAAGCAGTGAGCATTTAGCAGATGCGATTGATGCTTATTTGGCATTATCACGCAAAATATCAAAAGCCTATGTGTATGCACATTTAAAAAATGACCAAGATACAGCCAATGCAACTTACCAAGAATTAAATGCTCGTACTTTACAATTATATAGTCAAGTTGAAGAAGCAACAGCCTTTTTCTCACCTGAAATTAATAGTATCGAAGAAGAAACATTAAAAGCATTTATCGAGGGTAATGAACGTTTACAAGCTTATGCTCAATTTTTAGATAACATCACTCGTAAACGTGCACATGTGTTATCAAAAGAAGCTGAAACATTATTAGCACAAGCTGGAGAAATTTTCCAAGGTGCAAGTAGTACATTCAGTTTGTTAAATAATGCTGATTTAGTATTCCCTGAAATTGAAGATGAAAATGGCAATAAAGTTCAATTATCACATAGCTTATATGGAAAATTGTTAGAAAGCTCAAATCGTCGTGTGCGTAAAGATACTTTTGAACAATTTTACTCTGTCTACAATCAATTTAAAAACACAATGGCATCAGTATTATCTAATAATATTAAAGTCAATAATTTTAATGCGAAAGTTCGTGGCTTTAATTCTGCACGCCATGCAGCTTTGTTTAATAATAATGTACCAGAATCTGTTTACGATACATTATTAGATACAGTTGGGAAACGTTTGAACTTATTACATCGCTATACAGCGTTACGTCAACAATTATTAGGTATTGATGACTTACAAATGTATGATATGTATACTCCATTATTAGGCGAAGCACCAATTGAAATGACATATGATGAAGCAAAAGAAATCACTATGAAGGCATTGGCGCCATTAGGTGAAGAGTATTTAGCGATTATGGAAGAAGCATTTAATGAGCGTTGGATTGATTTATATGAAAACAAAGGTAAACGCAGTGGTGCTTACTCATCTGGTATGTATGATACAAAACCATATATTTTAATGAATTGGCAAGATAATGTTAATTGGTTATATACATTAGTGCATGAATTAGGTCATAGTGCCCATAGCTATTTAACACATAAATATCAACCGTATGTATATGGTAATTACTCAATTTTCTTAGCTGAAATTGCGTCAACTACGAATGAGAACTTGTTGACAGCCTATTTATTAGATAAATACGAAGATCCAGCAGTACGTTTATATATTTTAAACCATTTCTTAGATGGATTAAAAGGAACTATCTTCCGTCAAACACAATTTGCAGAGTTTGAACACTTTATGTATACATCAGATGCAGCTGGACAACCATTGACACAGCAATTCTTATCGGATAATTATCGTGAATTGAATAAGAAATATTATGGTGACGCTGTAAATTCAGATTCTGAAATTGCATTAGAATGGTCAAGAATCCCACATTTCTACTATAATTACTATGTATTCCAATATGCGACTGGATTCTCAGCAGCTACTGCATTCTCTAAGGCAATTTTAGAGGGTGAAGCAGGTGCATTAGAACGTTACTTAGGTTTCTTGAAATCTGGTAGCAGCCAGTATCCGATTGATACGATTAAAACTGCTGGTTTAGATATGACACAAAGTGATTATATTGATGCAGCATTAGATGTATTTGAAACACGCTTAAATGAATTTGAAGCCTTATTAAAAGAACAATAA
- a CDS encoding ribonuclease J codes for MSKIQIIPLGGVRESGKNLYAVEVNQSIFVLDCGLVYPEGEMLGIDYVIPDFSYLEENKERIVGIFLTHGHADAVGALPYLLEVVDAPVFGTEFTIAIASITAKAKGLGDRLENFFKIDEKMEIEFEDAQVTFFKTTHSIPDSVGIVIHTDEGQIVYTGDFRFDAGATPLYQTEFGRLTDIGEAGVLALLSDSANAESSFENVSDLRVLDEIVETFSNADGRVIVACIGSNISRIQQVMDAAYHTNRKIFFSGTELYDIVDTALKMDKIKIPSRRILGQIKQLNTTPDEEVVILETGDVGEPLKAVEAMCRGQHRQVKIKEGDLVYIASTPSLAFETTMARIKDQVYRCGATVQEITDHISTSGHASQTDLKLMLNFLKPKYLIPVNGEYRMQNAHAVLARQLGYKDEQLLLPALGDVIELHQGVLQITKQVEAGDVLVDGIGVGDIGSVVLRDRRILSEEGIFIVVATISRRLGRVLVGPQITSRGFIYVKENIEILQTCSTMTLDTLDKHLASDNFDWNELKQDIRDQIGRYLYQETKRRPVVLPIIMEASSYQMPNE; via the coding sequence ATGAGCAAAATACAAATCATCCCACTTGGTGGGGTGCGTGAATCAGGAAAAAATTTATATGCAGTTGAGGTGAACCAATCGATTTTTGTTCTTGACTGTGGATTAGTATATCCAGAGGGAGAAATGTTAGGGATTGATTATGTAATTCCAGATTTTTCTTATTTGGAAGAGAATAAAGAACGTATTGTTGGTATTTTCTTAACACATGGGCATGCTGATGCAGTGGGCGCATTACCGTATTTATTAGAAGTGGTAGATGCACCTGTTTTTGGGACAGAATTTACGATTGCGATTGCGTCCATTACAGCTAAGGCAAAAGGATTAGGTGACCGTTTAGAAAATTTCTTTAAAATTGATGAAAAAATGGAAATCGAATTTGAAGACGCACAGGTTACATTTTTTAAAACGACGCACTCGATTCCAGATTCAGTAGGGATTGTCATTCATACAGATGAGGGACAAATTGTTTATACGGGTGATTTTCGTTTTGATGCTGGTGCGACACCATTGTATCAAACCGAATTTGGTAGACTAACCGATATTGGTGAAGCAGGGGTATTAGCATTATTAAGCGACTCTGCTAATGCGGAAAGCAGTTTTGAAAATGTGAGTGATTTACGAGTATTGGATGAAATTGTTGAAACATTTTCGAATGCTGACGGCCGTGTCATCGTTGCTTGTATCGGAAGTAATATTTCACGTATCCAACAAGTAATGGATGCAGCTTACCATACGAATCGTAAAATCTTTTTCTCTGGTACTGAGTTATATGATATTGTTGATACAGCTTTAAAAATGGATAAAATCAAAATTCCTAGTCGCCGTATTTTAGGGCAAATTAAGCAGTTGAATACGACACCTGATGAAGAAGTTGTTATTTTAGAAACAGGTGATGTAGGCGAACCACTGAAAGCTGTTGAAGCAATGTGCCGTGGTCAACATCGTCAGGTAAAGATTAAAGAGGGCGATTTAGTCTATATCGCATCAACTCCGTCATTGGCATTTGAAACGACAATGGCACGCATTAAAGACCAAGTGTATCGTTGTGGTGCAACGGTTCAAGAGATTACAGACCATATTAGTACGAGTGGGCATGCTAGCCAAACGGATTTGAAATTAATGTTGAATTTCTTAAAACCAAAATATTTAATTCCAGTAAATGGTGAATATCGCATGCAAAATGCTCATGCAGTGTTGGCACGACAATTAGGTTATAAAGATGAACAATTATTGCTGCCGGCATTAGGTGATGTAATTGAATTGCATCAAGGTGTATTGCAAATTACAAAACAAGTTGAAGCCGGAGATGTGTTAGTTGACGGTATTGGTGTGGGTGATATTGGTAGTGTCGTTTTACGTGACCGCCGTATTTTGAGTGAAGAGGGAATCTTTATTGTAGTGGCAACAATTTCCCGACGCTTAGGAAGAGTTTTAGTAGGTCCACAAATTACTTCACGTGGTTTCATTTACGTTAAAGAAAATATTGAAATTTTACAAACATGTTCGACGATGACATTGGACACATTGGATAAACATTTAGCGAGCGATAATTTTGATTGGAATGAATTAAAGCAAGACATTCGTGATCAAATTGGACGCTACTTGTATCAAGAAACAAAACGTCGTCCAGTTGTATTGCCGATTATTATGGAAGCATCAAGCTATCAGATGCCAAATGAATAA